The following are encoded in a window of Ranitomeya variabilis isolate aRanVar5 chromosome 6, aRanVar5.hap1, whole genome shotgun sequence genomic DNA:
- the LOC143782184 gene encoding uncharacterized protein LOC143782184 yields the protein MADRRHADTGVTRRLWDEVCRNLFPRRESLHPQQQSKLVGKIRKRWRSLRDRFKREFNDEMKAPSGSAGRKRSKYKYGQALSFLRRTMLSRVTFSSHRAPASSSAPSGAIPPESATEGHVGRPHTSVPSSDPSVPSSDPSTSSAPSSGALLQASWLASDAEQLAFPLPHPSDPATSTPPLGSWRQRQRGQERSYAPEFLHLNASFQGSFKILGEQVTAGFNMVQSRISETSRETSSRLDRLHSAVSPDPANLFFQSMLMSMEKLSFEQQMRVMNTCHNAALQAINESTHTPPHTSTPIPPQAPFPHHTPHYQTQPQYPHQHHYQTQLQSPHQHHYQTPRQSHYPTQSQYPTQSPQQSRPPDQITSPMFSLLNFSLPPTPTPPPSGQPLGLTPPSTAPQTSRVSPPIDVVQPSCPSSSHISTQHFENL from the exons atggctgaccgcaggcatgctgataccggtgtcacccgtcggctctgggacgaagtgtgtcgcaacctgtttccaaggcgggagagccttcatcctcagcagcagagcaaactag ttggaaagattaggaagcggtggcggtcactgagggatcgctttaagagggaattcaacgatgagatgaaggccccgagtggctctgcaggaaggaagaggagcaaatataaatatggccaggccctctccttcctgaggcgaaccatgctaagcagagt caccttctccagccaccgggcgcctgcatcttcctctgcgccctctggagcgatccctcctgagtccgccactgagggccacgtcggtaggccccacacctctgtcccctcctctgacccctctgtcccctcctctgacccctctacttcatccgccccaagcagtggagcattattgcaggcttcatggctcgcatctgatgctgaacagttagcgttccctttaccccacccctctgatcctgccacctcgacaccaccattaggttcgtggcggcagcgacagaggggtcaggaaaggagctatgctcctgagttcttacacctgaatgcatccttccaaggctctttcaaaattttgggagagcaagtgactgctggtttcaacatggtgcagtcacgcatcagtgaaacaagccgtgaaaccagcagtcgcttggataggctgcattcagctgtaagtcccgatccggccaatctttttttccaatccatgctcatgagcatggagaagctttcttttgagcaacagatgcgggtaatgaatacctgccataatgctgcactgcaggccattaatgaatcgacccacacacctccccacacctccactccaattccaccccaggccccatttccacaccataccccccattaccaaacccagccccaatacccacaccagcaccattaccaaacccagctccaatccccacaccagcaccattaccaaaccccacgccagtcccactaccctacccagtcacaatacccgacccagtccccacaacaatcccggcccccagaccaaattacttccccaatgttttccttactcaacttttctcttccccctaccccaacaccacccccctctggtcagcctcttggtttaacccccccttccactgcaccccaaacaagtagggtttccccacctatcgacgtggtccaaccttcctgcccctcctcctctcatatctccacccaacactttgaaaatttgtaa